Proteins co-encoded in one Kribbella qitaiheensis genomic window:
- a CDS encoding GAF and ANTAR domain-containing protein — translation MGPSETLGADAFARLAIELHDAAGVDETVEAVVQFALQAEACSYAGVTLTLRGSREIAAVTDPLVTAIYQLQFDLGEGPLQTALSEGVVVHVVDVETETRWPAWAAKVTRYPVRSYLHVPMWISQQLIGVLSLFNTEPNAFSADDEAIAHILARHASIAVASAQDGEAMAAAVDARKLVGQAMGILMERFDTDQVRAFEMLKRYSQQNNTKLRDVAQELIDTRKLRGTHSE, via the coding sequence ATGGGCCCGTCGGAGACGCTCGGAGCGGACGCCTTCGCCCGGCTCGCGATCGAGCTTCACGACGCTGCCGGCGTGGACGAGACGGTCGAGGCGGTCGTGCAGTTCGCGCTCCAGGCGGAGGCCTGTTCCTACGCCGGCGTCACGCTCACGCTGCGGGGCAGCCGCGAGATCGCGGCGGTGACCGACCCGCTGGTCACCGCGATCTATCAGTTGCAGTTCGATCTCGGCGAGGGCCCGCTACAGACAGCTCTGAGCGAGGGCGTCGTCGTACACGTCGTGGATGTCGAGACCGAGACGCGCTGGCCGGCCTGGGCGGCCAAGGTCACGCGGTACCCGGTCAGGTCGTACCTGCACGTGCCGATGTGGATCAGTCAGCAACTCATCGGCGTGCTGTCGCTGTTCAACACCGAGCCGAACGCCTTCAGCGCCGACGACGAGGCGATCGCCCACATCCTGGCCCGGCACGCGTCGATCGCCGTCGCCTCGGCCCAGGATGGTGAAGCCATGGCCGCCGCAGTGGACGCGCGTAAGCTCGTCGGGCAGGCGATGGGCATCCTGATGGAGCGCTTCGACACCGACCAGGTCCGTGCGTTCGAGATGCTCAAGCGCTACTCACAACAGAACAACACCAAACTGCGTGACGTCGCGCAGGAGTTGATCGACACCCGCAAGCTAAGAGGCACGCACAGTGAGTGA
- a CDS encoding STAS domain-containing protein has product MSEEMLSVEVLDRGPDVVIGVHGELDFGTISDLMAVVQPAAEAGRSVILDLAELAFCDSSGLGAFVRLHQLAADAGGSLCLARLRPALESTIKLTMLHRLLVIRADLPAVDAAADPA; this is encoded by the coding sequence GTGAGTGAAGAGATGCTGTCGGTCGAGGTGCTGGACCGAGGGCCCGACGTCGTGATCGGCGTCCACGGCGAGCTGGACTTCGGCACCATCAGCGACCTGATGGCGGTCGTCCAGCCGGCGGCCGAGGCGGGCCGCTCGGTGATCCTGGATCTGGCCGAGCTGGCCTTCTGCGACTCCAGCGGCCTGGGGGCGTTCGTGCGGCTCCACCAACTGGCGGCGGATGCCGGTGGCAGCCTGTGTCTGGCGCGGCTCCGGCCGGCGCTGGAGTCGACGATCAAGCTGACGATGCTGCACCGGCTGCTCGTCATCCGCGCCGACCTACCCGCCGTGGACGCGGCGGCCGATCCGGCGTAG